TGCCGTCGGGGTCCAGAAGGGCGAAAACTTTGCCCAGGTCCGGCAGAATGAAGGTGTCAAGCCAGCCTTTGCGGCGCAGCCAGGCATGCAGCCTACCGTAATGGTAAAGGTGTTCTTTGAGCAAAAAGAGTTCGTGCAGGGCAAAGATGGCTTTTCCACCGCGCTGGGGCAGACTGAGCTTGGGAATCCGGGCGAAAAGCTCCCTCAGGTCACGCAGGGCACCATCTTCTCCCCGCAGCAGCGCGATCACCTGCTCCAATTTGGCATAGCGGTGCTTCGCGTCCGCAAACTTCAGCGGCGGGCGCTTCAATTCCTGTTTCTTCACCTCGGCCGGGAACTCCCCCGCCAGTTCGATCAGGGCAAAAACCGCGGGCAATCCCAAGGCCCGGGCGCTGGGTGTGGGCATGGACATCCTTCTTTATAATAGACTCTGCGGTCAGCAAAGCTGAACCGCCCCCTCCCTGTCAATCTTTTTGTGCGAAAGGCTGATGGATACTGCCCGAAGAGGTGCTGCTGATACGCCTGGCGTAACGGCGGAAAGCGTTCAGCGGTTCCGGATGAGGAAATCCCCATTGGTTGCGGTCTGAAACCGTTATCCAAACCTCGTCCGGCATCACCGCGCGCACAAACTCCTGGCTGCTGGAACTGCGGCTGCCGTGGTGTCCGGCTTTCAGAAAATCAGCCTTCAGTTCCTCAGGATATGAAGCCAGCAGATGCGCTTCCGCGTCTATATCGGCGTCTCCCGTAAAGAGATAGCTGGTGTTCAGATAGTCCAGGCGGAAGACCAGCGAAGCGCTGTTTGAGCTCTCCGTGAAGTAATCGCGGTCCGGATGCAAAAACTTCAGCCTGGCCTCACCCATTCGGTATGAGATGGTGTCGGAAATCGTGTGAACCCTGATCCCGTCAAGCCATCCGGACTCGCTCCACTCCACCCATTTTGGGTCTTGGATGGTTTCGTCGGTTACAGCCAGGTTGTTGATGCTCAGTGCCTTGGCCAAATCGGGAAAACCTCCCGAATGATCCGAATCCAGATGCGTTAGCACCATCCAGTCAATGCGACAAATGTTCTTACGGGCCAGCCAGGGCAGCAGTTTGCCGGCAGCCCAGCTTTTTTCAGCGTTGTGGAATTTGGGCCCCGTATCCACCAGCAGGGTCTCGCCACCCGGAAATGAAGCCAGGATGCAATCCCCTGTCCCGCACGCAAATAAGTAGATGCCTCCCTCCGGCTTCGAGCGGAATTGGGGCAGAAAAAGCAGCGCCAATCCCAGCACTGCGACGGGCAATACTTTCCAACTGAACTCAAGCCGACGCAGCAGATACAACATACTGACCACCAACAGCATAGCCCCAAAAAGCTGCAGCCCACTGATCCAGGTGTTTTCCAGCCAAAGGGGCAGCCGGGCCACAAATTCTGTCCATCGGTTGAAAGCACACAATAACAGGCGGTATGAGGCGATGTAGATGTTGCACAGCCAGTTGCCTCCGGGAATCAGCAGCACGATGAAACTCACGGTGAGCAGCGCGCCTGAGAGCGGAATTCCCAGCAGGTTGCCCAGAATCCCGTTAAGTGAGGCCGTTCCGAGATAGTGCAGGGTCAGCGGCAGGACCGCCAAGCCGACCACAAGATTCATAAGCAGCAGGTCGAAAAATCTGTTCAGCCTTCCCCGCAGAGCGTCTGAAGGAAGCCGCTGTTCGCTGATCCAGACGATTTTAGGCAGGCCCAGGATGATCACGCCGATACAGAGATACGAGAGCTGCAGCCCGATATTGAAGAGCTGTTCAGGACTGACGGCGGTGATGATCAGCAGGCTCAGCGCCAGCAGTTGCGCGCCGCCCAAAGGTATGCTGCGCCAGCGTCCCAGGATCATCAGGCCGATCATCAGGATGGCCCGGGTCACTGGTGGCGACCAGTGGTTAAGCGCGGCGTAAAAAGCGATCAGCACGAGGAAGGTAAGCTCTGCTGCCCGCTTGGGGAACAGAGCGTTAAGCAGCACCATGCAGATTCCGTAGATAAACCAGATATGCAGTCCACTCACCACGATCAGATGGATCATGCCGCTACGGGTGAGTTGGTCGCGGTATTGGCCCTTG
This genomic window from Candidatus Cloacimonadota bacterium contains:
- a CDS encoding DNA internalization-related competence protein ComEC/Rec2, with protein sequence MAWCVGIGIARFLDPPFRPLLGLGALLLAAAVVLKNARPVLALLLCLVLGALRWNAANEPSALDVVFRAKRHIQQDAEFTVTKLLSREAGIYEIRLEELAGVKLREPLSLFSEEELMPGQAYTALLEVLPGKQDPILDMFPARHRAYVRQSLTPVDKPPRMFPVALWRVRLLKNLDDKLGADSEFAKAFLFSDTSAKGQYRDQLTRSGMIHLIVVSGLHIWFIYGICMVLLNALFPKRAAELTFLVLIAFYAALNHWSPPVTRAILMIGLMILGRWRSIPLGGAQLLALSLLIITAVSPEQLFNIGLQLSYLCIGVIILGLPKIVWISEQRLPSDALRGRLNRFFDLLLMNLVVGLAVLPLTLHYLGTASLNGILGNLLGIPLSGALLTVSFIVLLIPGGNWLCNIYIASYRLLLCAFNRWTEFVARLPLWLENTWISGLQLFGAMLLVVSMLYLLRRLEFSWKVLPVAVLGLALLFLPQFRSKPEGGIYLFACGTGDCILASFPGGETLLVDTGPKFHNAEKSWAAGKLLPWLARKNICRIDWMVLTHLDSDHSGGFPDLAKALSINNLAVTDETIQDPKWVEWSESGWLDGIRVHTISDTISYRMGEARLKFLHPDRDYFTESSNSASLVFRLDYLNTSYLFTGDADIDAEAHLLASYPEELKADFLKAGHHGSRSSSSQEFVRAVMPDEVWITVSDRNQWGFPHPEPLNAFRRYARRISSTSSGSIHQPFAQKD